One part of the Cinclus cinclus chromosome 20, bCinCin1.1, whole genome shotgun sequence genome encodes these proteins:
- the ATAD5 gene encoding ATPase family AAA domain-containing protein 5: MVGRVAVAAAAASPLLPGNDGGVQPCKKRREEDASVKTITRYFSPLAKPVDKALSSPKSNNILDYFKKTSATENAAFPVEAGENKTLLNADDKECKSSFMSSLKQKRKKKKVNLNNMPKERKESEHDLEIEISSDDSRVATGLQQDSNDFTASCTLVDKKRARELAEGKDDQRENFPNVVPSRKNAKNFGCETNGSKNSIRRSRERKHKVNIDLSESSSSENQVNGTYKKETERKTNTVAECNAAIGDSSFEVHMDDGTSQVNNCIITVSFEDFLRSQGGSNDEEDTKSAMDTSGTANEMDKSDSISDPEKCEESQQLPLRTVTVLAQVHSIPPKLPPSHKDQKGSRKIASIFLKQKGHVGEKESSPALLDSEQTEQVTQKRKSNVVIEEEELELAVLETAALDSLRPKCTLEEKHQFMKAFRQPTGDVTKGGVKKAPGKQKQAAAKSSKEKEGSENVIPSNKGLEGRIPEDYVDKYTHSKPKSNGIKPRRSRKIQKKGNRRKASETKEMDVSNTSNYTGEEDSGASVVFAENAVDVIISSSPEVSELRRSLRQQKTKTSTNVTPKKPRARSACSSDELSSCPLETSTPKAHRQSCKKSNVYRAEVITVPSDGNSPIRMRFTRVKAATKSNRAEAMKNEESHSRNTKIHCTSKNISKAKQLIEKAKAIQQTRSKVNEDSAAPVRRSSRQRVLAEKKKLEESDESVIILGPSLDDVTTTEQSVKEKKLRSLNDVLGKKSKTLKVAKNSNGKLGCPPSCLGTNAQNSAGEPVVIFDESSQDASENSQDDDPFRAKREFLMSGLPESLKRQIAKKAAAMEAYSLASSCFKTVVHVQQKDDCSPMWKLKSPSCPLLTKLRDLSTEVTNITKITLSLGEFSTVNSKQTGKSSAPVPSGHRPAFRDAFKKDLLDEIVASNSQFPVRKYYSRFLKKQTEQLALENSTQESRDGTANLDVIEKHPDNWKETKRKRKETEDRKSKRRKPLEGTEIEMKSGVCRSLIPPISGEKQAETGQATHLGRKTTQKADSVTEDTGCLSDLSALSGVEKEDMLWTEKYQPQDSSELVGNKKEIERLHSWLQEWKKRADLEEKRNQKREKEDKEQEDSLSSLDFKDSKSDIEEETTLCNTVLITGPPGVGKTAAVYACAQELGFKIFEVNASCQRSGRQILSQLKEATQSHQVDKKGVNAHKPCFFNSCSTAKSPKKVYSPKKVISPRKPPLSPKGAGLKQSLPSKTLASYFKISAKCKVIDGEAACEEKNGGNIQNSLEVKKNAQIKSINKEEGREYNRKSATSLILFEEVDIIFDEDVGFLNAIKTFMATAKRPVILTSNDPTFSLMFDGYFEEINFKTPSLINSVSYLQALCLAENLRTDVKDLAALLTTNNCDIRQSVLYLQFWVRSGGGFLKEKHLAPHGAEETRKADNVIHHAKSNDSKMDFSQAGDAHLQEFPKCDTGCVETLLGLKNILLPSEDLFTFLKHKITTMEEWNKLVQLLTEFQMKHVDFVYSNLELILPLPVQVLSNQSEASKSIPERTTMVSSKDRSTKSSCSGKCSPGKRSKKTKAQKRLEILDDSDLFDSELNYSSEFITLPSDSPESCAKINKKESDLLVHKEQNEAKTKTSAKGKRSAVVSQCLNSLTEFVENMSFLDCCVNSKTREPLEFSESEEFLWTNAKIRNGLSDEFSIEDTDWWSSQSCSEIKAAIEALSFTKSSVNISQNLESFLSTSKTPESDQLKGLTLPVSNTRNCIFFSQAADSGTQKKAQKRLAIIKTVFSRSPSNLGNKQASTVEYLPTLRSICRSEKLKEQGKTKRRFLHYLEGIHLEIPRQMINSLSLDFP; the protein is encoded by the exons ATGGTGGGTAGGGTCGCCGTGGCCGCGGCGGCCGCCTCTCCCCTCCTTCCCGGGAACGACGGCGGCGTTCAG CCATGCAAGAAGCGGCGAGAGGAAGATGCTTCTGTAAAAACAATCACAAGATATTTTTCACCATTAGCCAAACCAGTGGATAAAGCATTGTCATCACCAAAATCCAACAATATcttggattattttaaaaagacatctGCAACTGAGAATGCTGCATTCCCAGTAGAAgctggagaaaataaaacactgttGAATGCTGATGACAAAGAGTGTAAATCATCTTTCATGTCATCcttaaagcagaagagaaaaaagaagaaagtaaatttaaataatatgccaaaagaaaggaaagaatctGAGCATGATCTTGAAATTGAAATTAGTAGTGATGACAGCAGAGTGGCTACAGGACTGCAACAAGACAGTAATGACTTTACTGCTTCTTGTACTCTAGTGGACAAAAAACGTGCCAGAGAATTAGCAGAAGGTAAAGATGATCAAAGAGAGAACTTCCCGAACGTTGTCCCCTccagaaaaaatgcaaaaaacttTGGCTGTGAAACAAATGGATCAAAAAATAGCATAAGAAGATCAAGGGAAAGGAAGCACAAAGTAAATATTGATTTGTCTGAAAGCTCTTCATCAGAAAACCAGGTGAATGGAACATATAAAAAGGAGACTGAAAGGAAGACAAATACAGTAGCAGAGTGTAATGCTGCTATTGGTGATTCCAGTTTTGAGGTTCATATGGATGATGGGACATCCCAGGTAAATAATTGTATAATAACAGTGTCATTTGAGGACTTCTTGAGAAGTCAGGGAGGAAGTAATGATGAAGAAGACACAAAGTCAGCAATGGACACTTCTGGTACAGCGAATGAAATGGATAAAAGTGATAGCATTAGTGACCCAGAAAAGTGTGAGGAATCCCAACAGCTGCCACTCAGAACAGTGACTGTCCTTGCACAAGTCCATTCCATTCCCCCCAAATTACCTCCCTCACATAAGGACCAGAAGGGCTCTAGGAAAATAGCTTCCATTTTTTTGAAGCAGAAAGGACATgtaggggaaaaagaaagcagccCAGCCCTCTTGGACAGTGAGCAAACCGAACAGGTgactcagaaaagaaaatccaatgTCGTTATTGAGGAAGAAGAATTGGAGCTGGCTGTTTTGGAGACTGCAGCGTTGGATTCTCTGAGGCCAAAATGTACTCTGGAAGAAAAGCATCAGTTTATGAAAGCTTTTAGACAGCCAACAGGAGATGTAACAAAAGGTGGAGTTAAAAAGGcacctggaaaacaaaagcaagctgCTGCGAagtcttcaaaagaaaaagaaggatcTGAAAATGTTATTCCTTCAAATAAAGGATTAGAAGGCAGGATACCAGAAGATTATGTAGACAAATACACACATTCCAAACCTAAAAGCAATGGAATTAAACCCAGAAGATCTAGGAAGAttcagaaaaaaggaaacagaagaaaggcTTCAGAAACTAAGGAAATGGATGTCTCAAACACCAGCAATTATACTGGAGAAGAGGATTCAGGTGCTAGTGTTGTTTTTGCAGAAAACGCCGTAGATGTAATAATTTCATCAAGTCCAGAAGTGAGTGAGTTAAGGAGGAGTTTAAGGcagcagaaaaccaaaacatcaaCAAATGTTACTCCTAAAAAGCCCAGGGCTAGAAGTGCCTGTTCTTCAGATGAATTAAGCTCCTGCCCATTAGAGACTTCCACCCCAAAAGCACACAGACAATCCTGCAAGAAAAGCAACGTGTACAGAGCTGAGGTGATCACTGTGCCCTCTGATGGAAACAGCCCAATAAG AATGAGGTTTACACGTGTCAAAGCAGCCACAAAATCAAATAGAGCTGaagcaatgaaaaatgaagAGTCTCACTCCAGAAACACAAAG ATACACTGCACTTCTAAAAACATAtccaaagcaaagcagctgaTTGAAAAAGCAAAGGCTATACAGCAGACCAGGTCAAAAGTGAATGAAgactcagcagctcctgtgagGCGCTCGTCTCGACAGCGAGTTCTTgctgagaagaagaaattagAAGAAAGTGAT GAGTCAGTAATAATTCTAGGTCCAAGCTTGGATGATGTCACTACTACGGAGCAGAgtgtgaaggaaaagaaacttcGGAGCTTAAATGATGTTTTGGGGAAGAAGTCTAAAACCTTGAAGGTTGCAAAGAACTCCAATG GGAAACTGGGATGTCCACCTTCCTGCCTAGGCACAAATGCTCAAAACTCTGCAGGTGAACCAGTTGTGATCTTTGATGAAAGCAG CCAAGATGCATCTGAAAATTCTCAGGATGATGATCCGTTCAGAGCAAAACGTGAATTCTTGATGAGTGGATTGCCAGAGTCACTGAAAAGGCAAATTGCAAAGAAGGCAGCAGCAATGGAAGCATACTCTCTTGCAAGTTCCTGTTTTAAGACTGTTGTCCATGTACAGCAGAAGGATGATT GTTCTCCAATGTGGAAATTGAAATCACCATCATGTCCTTTATTAACTAAGCTAAGGGACCTGAGTACTGAAGTCACCAACATCACAAAAATCACTCTCTCACTTGGTGAATTTTCCACAGTGAATtcaaaacaaactggaaaatcTTCTGCACCTGTG CCTTCAGGCCACCGACCAGCATTTCGTGATGCATTCAAGAAGGATTTGCTAGATGAGATTGTGGCTTCTAATTCTCAGTTTCCAGTAAGAAAATACTACTCCAGGTTcctgaaaaagcaaacagaacagTTGGCATTGGAAAACAGCACACAAG aaagcAGAGATGGCACTGCAAATCTTGATGTAATTGAGAAACATCCTGACAATTGGAAGGAAActaagaggaaaaggaaagaaacagaagaccgcaaatcaaaaagaagaaaaccacttGAAGGTACAGAGATTGAAATGAAATCAGGAGTTTGCAGGAGCCTTATTCCTCCCATATCTGGAGAAAAACAGGCAGAGACAGGACAAGCCACACacttgggaagaaaaacaacccaGAAAGCAGATAGTGTGACAGAAGACACTGGGTGTTTATCAGATCTAAGTGCTCTCTCAG gtgTGGAAAAAGAAGACATGCTCTGGACAGAAAAATATCAACCCCAAGATTCCAGTGAACTTGTAGGgaacaagaaagaaattgaaaggTTACACAG TTGGTTACAAGAATGGAAAAAGAGAGCTGATTTGGAAGAAAAACGAaatcagaaaagggaaaaggaggacaAAGAGCAAGAAG ATTCTTTAAGCAGCCTTGACTTTAAAGACAGTAAATCTGATATTGAGGAAGAGACAACCCTTTGCAATACAGTTCTGATAACTGGCCCACCAGGAGTGGGGAAAACTGCTGCAGTGTATGCTTGTGCTCAGGAGCTTGGGTTTAAG ATATTTGAAGTCAATGCCTCTTGCCAGCGTAGTGGGAGGCAGATTCTGTCCCAGCTGAAAGAAGCTACTCAGTCTCATCAAGTGGACAAAAAAGGTGTGAATGCACACAAGCCTTGCTTTTTTAATAGTTGTAGCACTGCCAAGTCACCAA AAAAAGTGTATTCTCCAAAGAAAGTTATTTCTCCAAGAAAACCTCCACTGTCACCAAAAGGAGCAGGATTAAAACAAAGCTTGCCCTCTAAAACACTTGCAAGCTACTTCAAAATTTCTGCCAAATGTAAAGTTATTGATGGAGAAGCAgcatgtgaagaaaaaaatggag GAAATATTCAGAATTCACTGGAAGTAAAGAAAAATGCTCAAATTAAGTCAATAaacaaagaagaaggaagagaataCAACAGGAAAAGTGCAACATCTCTCATTCTTTTTGAAGAG gtgGATATAATATTTGATGAAGATGTAGGATTTCTAAATGCAATAAAGACATTTATGGCAACTGCAAAGAGACCTGTAATTCTTACCAGCAATG ATCCAACATTCAGCTTAATGTTTGATGGCTATTTTGAAGAGATCAACTTTAAAACCCCTTCCCTG ATAAACTCTGTGAGCTACCTCCAAGCTCTGTGCCTGGCTGAGAACCTACGGACAGATGTGAAAGATTTGGCTGCTCTCCTGACCACAAATAACTGTGATATCAGACAAAGTGTTCTGTACTTACAGTTCTGGGTTAGAAGTGGAGGTGGATTCTTGAAAGAGAAGCATTTGGCACCTCATG GAGCAGAAGAGACACGGAAGGCAGATAATGTCATTCATCATGCAAAGTCTAATGATTccaagatggatttttctcaaGCTGGGGATGCACATCTTCAGGAGTTTCCAAAATGTGATACAGGCTGTGTAGAGACGTTGCTCGGCCTTAAGAACATCCTGTTGCCTTCAGAAGATTTGTTTACATTTCTTAAG CACAAAATCACAACCATGGAGGAATGGAATAAATTGgtgcagcttctcacagaattCCAGATGAAACATGTGGATTTTGTATATAGTAATCTTGAACTTATTCTTCCCTTACCAGTGCAAGTTCTGTCAAACCAGTCTGAAGCCTCAAAGTCTATACCTGAAAGGACTACTATGGTTTCTTCAAAAGACAGATCTACTAAGAGTTCTTGCTCTGGAAAGTGTAGCCCTGGAAAAAGGTCTAAAAAGACAAAGGCTCAGAAAAGGCTTGAGATATTGGATGATAGTGACTTATTTGATTCTGAGCTGAACTACTCATCTGAATTCATAACTTTGCCATCAGACAGTCCTGAATCATgtgctaaaataaataaaaaggaatcaGACTTGTTGGTGCATAAAGAACAAAATGAAGCTAAAACTAAAACCtcagcaaagggaaaaaggTCTGCAGTTGTTTCTCAGTGTCTGAATTCACTGACTGAGTTTGTGGAGAACATGTCCTTCCTGGATTGCTGTGTAAACAGTAAAACCAGGGAACCACTGGAGTTTTCTGaaagtgaagaatttctttggACAAATGCCAAAATCAGAAATGGTCTTTCTGATGAGTTCAGTATAGAAGACACTGATTGGTGGAGTTCCCAGAGCTGTAGTGAAATAAAGGCAGCTATTGAAGCACTCAGTTTCACCAAAAGTTCTGTTAATATTTCACAAAACTTGGAATCCTTTTTAAGTACCAGTAAAACACCTGAAAGTGATCAGCTGAAGGGACTTACTCTGCCTGTCTCAAACACAAGGAATTGCATATTCTTCAGTCAGGCAGCTGATTCAGG